In one window of Methanosarcina vacuolata Z-761 DNA:
- a CDS encoding DNA-directed DNA polymerase II small subunit, producing the protein MEKKDIIRTVMEKEYQISPEAVELIYSSNSPEDLLKYVLSTVNASVIVISIEDIDLEGFDAFSAGESHSDKIHASSTEERKILSGTSILSSRSDNPSSEPDSFLVPDPLSEPVLSSEPDVITTASDPSIKLSQDDVPDSSVQGIVLDKAYEPDPDIPDASNIQDIPDASNTPNTPNTLNTQSITVLSDEALASDLASDSFSSVKTTTPTFSFHPSLDANRPVSSFFGQENSLSSIPSNRSFRTEPSSSTSERGIFSSSIDEYKHYPGKNPVTVVSDITGHSTCVGEYMQFVQYFRDRYSRLSEIIRSRINARPIESLKRRSFRRGGDGGSEEISIIGMVSDINSTTNGHKILSLEDPTGSFSVLIRNSDKELFELASKILLDEVIGVTGSITNDGSLMIATKLIQPDVPNNVQRRTGSHGKAILISDVHVGSSQFMEDAWLDFLDFLKGESDSEDMRELAASVRYLVVAGDIVDGIGIYPDQELELDILDVYDQYRKAAEYFREIPEHIRVIISPGNHDAVRQAEPQPALPESIQAYFSENIVFVGNPAFLELDGVRLLIYHGRSIDDLVASVPGVSYQEPAGAVLEMLKRRHLAPTYGSRVSISPEKKDYFIIDPVPDIIHTGHVHTLGVQHYKNVLLVNSGTWQGQTEFQKRVNLVPVPARVPIVDLENFDVKILPFD; encoded by the coding sequence ATGGAAAAAAAGGATATTATAAGGACTGTTATGGAAAAAGAGTACCAGATAAGTCCTGAAGCTGTAGAACTTATTTATTCCAGTAATTCTCCCGAAGACCTGCTTAAATATGTCCTTTCAACTGTAAATGCCTCTGTTATTGTCATAAGTATCGAAGATATAGATCTTGAAGGCTTTGACGCTTTTTCGGCAGGGGAATCGCATTCAGATAAAATACATGCCTCCTCTACAGAGGAAAGGAAAATTCTTTCCGGGACTTCCATACTTTCTTCCAGATCAGACAATCCATCTTCAGAACCTGATTCCTTTTTAGTGCCCGATCCTCTTTCAGAACCTGTTCTTTCCTCAGAGCCCGATGTTATTACTACAGCTTCTGATCCAAGTATAAAATTATCTCAAGACGATGTTCCTGATTCTTCAGTTCAGGGCATTGTTCTGGATAAGGCTTACGAACCAGATCCGGATATTCCAGATGCTTCAAACATTCAGGATATTCCAGATGCTTCAAATACTCCGAATACTCCGAATACTCTGAATACACAATCAATCACTGTTTTATCTGACGAAGCTTTGGCCTCCGATCTTGCCTCAGACTCCTTTTCTTCGGTGAAAACAACAACTCCAACTTTCTCTTTTCATCCCTCCCTGGATGCAAACAGGCCAGTCTCCTCTTTTTTCGGGCAGGAGAACTCTCTTTCCTCAATTCCTTCAAATAGGAGTTTCAGGACAGAACCATCTTCTTCCACTTCTGAGAGAGGGATATTTTCGAGTTCCATCGATGAATACAAACATTATCCGGGCAAAAATCCTGTGACCGTCGTTTCGGATATAACAGGGCATTCCACCTGTGTCGGGGAATATATGCAATTTGTGCAATATTTTAGGGACAGATACAGCAGGCTTTCGGAGATTATCCGGAGCAGGATCAATGCACGTCCTATCGAAAGCTTAAAAAGAAGAAGCTTTCGCAGAGGAGGAGATGGAGGTTCTGAAGAAATCTCGATTATAGGTATGGTTTCGGATATCAACAGCACAACGAACGGCCACAAAATCCTTTCTCTGGAAGACCCAACAGGTTCTTTTTCAGTCCTGATTCGAAATTCCGATAAAGAGCTTTTTGAGCTTGCATCAAAAATTCTCCTTGATGAGGTCATAGGGGTTACTGGTTCGATAACCAATGACGGAAGCCTCATGATAGCAACAAAGCTAATACAACCCGATGTCCCGAATAATGTACAGCGCAGAACTGGAAGCCACGGAAAAGCTATATTGATTTCGGATGTGCACGTGGGTAGCTCCCAGTTTATGGAAGATGCCTGGCTTGATTTCCTGGATTTTTTGAAAGGGGAATCGGATTCAGAGGATATGCGGGAACTTGCAGCCAGTGTCCGTTATCTTGTTGTCGCAGGAGATATTGTTGACGGGATAGGGATCTACCCTGACCAGGAATTGGAACTTGACATTCTGGATGTCTACGACCAATACAGGAAGGCCGCCGAATATTTCAGGGAAATCCCCGAGCATATTCGTGTAATAATAAGTCCAGGTAACCACGATGCTGTTCGCCAGGCAGAACCTCAGCCTGCCCTGCCGGAAAGTATCCAGGCGTATTTCTCTGAGAATATTGTTTTTGTTGGTAACCCTGCTTTTCTGGAACTTGACGGTGTTCGCCTTCTGATCTACCACGGCAGGTCGATTGACGACCTTGTGGCGAGTGTCCCCGGAGTCTCGTACCAGGAACCTGCCGGGGCAGTCCTTGAGATGCTGAAACGCAGGCATCTTGCTCCGACCTATGGGAGTAGAGTTTCAATATCCCCTGAGAAAAAGGATTATTTCATAATCGATCCTGTGCCTGATATTATTCATACAGGTCACGTCCACACCCTTGGGGTCCAGCACTATAAGAACGTCCTTCTGGTCAATTCCGGAACATGGCAGGGCCAAACAGAGTTCCAGAAGCGTGTAAATCTAGTACCTGTCCCTGCCAGGGTCCCTATCGTGGATCTCGAAAATTTCGACGTAAAGATTCTTCCTTTTGACTGA